Proteins encoded together in one Apteryx mantelli isolate bAptMan1 unplaced genomic scaffold, bAptMan1.hap1 HAP1_SCAFFOLD_20, whole genome shotgun sequence window:
- the LOC136996088 gene encoding olfactory receptor 14A16-like, with amino-acid sequence MSNSSFPNEILLLALGDTRELQLLHFALFLGIYLAALLGNGLIISVVACDHHLHTPMYFFLFNLSFLDLGSISSTVPKSMANSLWDIRAISYLGCAAQVFLVVFLLGGEYSVLTVMAYDRYVATCKPLHYGTIMSSRACVKMAAAAWASGFLNALLHTANTFSLPLCQGNTVDQFFCEIPQILKLSCSDSYLREIGLLVVSLCLFFGCFVFIVLSYVQIFTVVLRIPSEQGRHKAFSMCLPHLAVVSVFVGTGLFSYVKPPSLSSRALNLVVTVLYSVVPPTLNPLIYSMRNKELKDALRKVISWTFFSSDNIAISLHR; translated from the coding sequence atgtccaacagcagcttcccgAATGagatcctcctcctggcattaggggacacacgggagctgcagctcttgcactttgcgctcttcctgggcatctacctggctgccctcctgggcaacggcctcatcatctcagtcgtagcctgtgaccaccacctccacacccccatgtacttcttcctcttcaacctctccttcctcgaccttggatccatctcctccactgtccccaaatctatggccaattccctctgggatatcagggccatttcctacttgggatgtgctgctcaggtcttcttggttgtcttcttgttaggaggagagtattctgttctcacagtcatggcctatgaccgctacgttgccacctGTAAACCCCTGCattacgggaccatcatgagcagcagagcttgtgtcaaaatggcagcagctgcctgggccagtggtttcctcaatgctctgcttcacactgctaacacattttcactaccactctgccaaggcaacacagtggaccagttcttctgtgagattccccagatcctcaagctctcctgctcagactcctacctcagggaaattgggcttcttgtagttagtctttgtttattctttgggtgttttgttttcattgtgctgtcctacgtgcagatcttcacagttgtgctgaggatcccctctgagcagggcaggcacaaagccttttccatgtgcctccctcacctggctgtggtctccgtGTTTGTAGGCACTGGCCTGTTTTCCTACGTGAAGCCCCCATCCCTCTCCTCCcgagctctgaatctggtggtaactgttctgtactcagtggtgcctccaacactgaaccccctcatctacagcatgaggaacaaggagctcaaagatgccctgaggaaagttatttcatggacatttttcagcagtgataacattgccatttctctccacagatga